One part of the Rutidosis leptorrhynchoides isolate AG116_Rl617_1_P2 chromosome 1, CSIRO_AGI_Rlap_v1, whole genome shotgun sequence genome encodes these proteins:
- the LOC139894121 gene encoding secreted RxLR effector protein 161-like has protein sequence MGVADVILGIRIKHDVHGITIIQSHYIEKILKRFKCENCSPVNTPIDPSVKLLPNTGKSVSQIEYSQAIGSLMYAMTSTRQDIAYAMGKLSRFTSNSCTHHRHAINRVFKYLKQTIDYGFTYADFPSIIEGYSDASWITNVEDHSSTSGWRFLLGGDVISWASKKQTYIDVSKIWKNQKLHRIKHEAGGLVSVKPVAWTEEAGGFI, from the exons ATGGGGGTGGCGGATGTAATCCTTGGTATAAGGATTAAACATGATGTTCATGGTATCACAATCATACAATCTCACTATATCGAGAAAATCTTGAAAAGATTCAAATGTGAGAACTGTTCGCCGGTAAATACTCCCATTGATCCAAGTGTGAAGCTTTTACCTAATACGGGTAAATCGGTGTCGCAAATCGAATACTCTCAAGCAATAGGAAGTCTCATGTATGCTATGACTAGTACAAGACAAGATATTGCTTATGCCATGGGAAAGTTGAGTAGATTTACTAGTAACTCGTGTACTCATCACCGACATGCTATTAATAGAGTATTCAAGTATTTGAAGCAAACCATAGACTATGGTTTCACGTATGCCGACTTTCCTTCTATTATAGAAGGATATTCAGATGCAAGTTGGATTACTAATGTTGAAGATCATTCTTCTACATCTGGCTGGAGATTCCTACTTGGAGGAGATGTGATTTCATGGGCATCGAAGAAACAAACGTatattgatgtgtcaaaa ATCTGGAAAAACCAGAAACTGCACAGAattaagcacgaagccggcggcttggtCTCAGTCAAGCCGGTGGCTTGGActgaggaagccggcggcttcatctaa
- the LOC139867994 gene encoding uncharacterized protein At5g01610-like, giving the protein MASSQVSLILLALIAFTASVSAHPSIYEVLGDYGLPAGILPDSVSTYSANEATSTFVVYLKKPCYVKYDYLVYFDTEITGKISYGKITELKGLKAQSLWFWLNVDEIKVDGASLQFTLGLVKVNIDIAEFVAIPTCKDNSLAACNHQSNLINPLPLAA; this is encoded by the exons ATGGCATCTTCCCAAGTGTCTCTCATCCTCCTAGCCCTAATCGCCTTTACGGCTTCCGTCTCTGCACACCCCTCAATATACGAAGTTCTAGGAGATTACGGTTTGCCAGCCGGTATCTTACCCGATTCTGTCTCAACTTACTCAGCAAACGAAGCAACGTCCACCTTCGTAGTCTACCTAAAGAAACCATGTTACGTTAAGTACGATTACCTTGTTTACTTTGACACCGAGATCACTGGAAAGATCAGCTACGGTAAGATCACCGAGTTGAAAGGTCTTAAGGCTCAATCCTTATGGTTTTGGTTAAATGTTGATGAAATCAAAGTTGATGGTGCTAGTCTTCAGTTCACACTTGGCCTCGTTAAAGTAAACATCGATATCGCTGAATTTGTTGCGATTCCAACTTGCAAAGATAACTCTCTTGCCGCTTGTAACCATCAATCCAACCTAATTAATCCG CTTCCACTCGCAGCATAA